Proteins from a single region of Anastrepha ludens isolate Willacy chromosome 5, idAnaLude1.1, whole genome shotgun sequence:
- the LOC128863968 gene encoding uncharacterized protein LOC128863968: MVEKPSHAADVHITEETRENCIDWLVLTLSSWGFPIFLHRLMISHTFYALHNLLVRCIHFVFDKFCSETILNLLETGFFCKLLLLNHKFDNTANYRSHITSVTSGGTKKTEGEIFRTSFVQGVRDAHFVMLPQKVVDD, translated from the exons ATGGTGGAGAAGCCATCACACGCAGCAGACGTTCAT ATAACTGAGGAAACTCGCGAAAACTGTATTGATTGGTTAGTACTCACTCTTTCGTCTTGGGGTTTTCCAATTTTCCTTCACCGGTTGATGATCTCACACACTTTCTACGCACTCCACAATCTTTTGGTACGCTGTATACACTTCGTGTTTGACAAGTTTTGTTCAGAAACTATACTAAATTTACTTGAGACAGGTTTTTTCTGCAAGCTTCTATTATTAAATCACAAATTTGACAACACAGCAAACTATCGTTCACATATTACCTCTGTGACTTCTGGAGGCACCAAGAAAACTGAGGGAGAAATTTTTCGCACGAGTTTTGTTCAGGGTGTGCGAGATGCACACTTTGTGATGCTGCCGCAAAAGGTAGTAGACGATTGA
- the LOC128863967 gene encoding uncharacterized protein LOC128863967, with product MSWVPSTDFEEEVVSMQPRHNFIYGQLCDPGPQEFHPRPKEHLDFIAKQKNEKKQREETLTKSQNHKLNIIAKVQRIAGTKPLGEQPTIHDWDDNENIERETIAMMRHVGLGPRLEQPFDEECTIASHPIQSDIRINRNGRKQIPVFFDEKYFELKPRVLDSPSSSVGTSPTKESAIAHNESSASKESSSIATSWDTSNGRYSDSPNSGFASAIDMVGDQESFETARNSDNGHKSQNWRKNKNQTSTQNWRKKDDNTEKQSWRKRDDNIETQSSINRSAEHRCGKEVNNQMQNNNWTWRNPSNKPSKAKSGRMQSPQLCSPRELYEKKRQTD from the coding sequence ATGTCTTGGGTGCCCTCTACCGATTTTGAGGAGGAAGTGGTTTCTATGCAACCAAGGCATAACTTTATTTATGGCCAACTATGCGACCCTGGACCGCAAGAATTTCATCCTCGGCCCAAAGAGCATCTGGATTTCATAGCAAAacagaaaaatgagaaaaaacaaCGCGAAGAAACTTTGACAAAATCGCAGAaccataaattaaatattattgcgAAAGTTCAGCGCATTGCTGGCACCAAACCGTTGGGTGAGCAGCCAACCATCCACGATTGGGACGACAATGAGAATATAGAGCGAGAAACGATAGCAATGATGAGACATGTAGGTCTAGGACCGCGACTAGAACAGCCATTCGACGAAGAATGCACAATAGCCTCACATCCCATACAGAGTGATATTAGAATAAATCGTAATGGTCGTAAACAAATACCAGTATTTttcgatgaaaaatatttcgaattgaAGCCACGCGTTTTAGACTCTCCCTCCTCTTCCGTTGGAACTAGCCCGACAAAAGAGAGTGCAATAGCACATAATGAATCAAGCGCGTCAAAAGAAAGCAGTAGCATTGCAACATCCTGGGACACTTCCAATGGTCGTTATTCAGATTCACCTAATAGTGGTTTTGCAAGTGCAATAGATATGGTTGGAGATCAGGAAAGTTTTGAGACCGCAAGAAATAGTGATAACGGACACAAATCGCAGAAttggcgaaaaaataaaaaccagacTAGTACACAAAACTGGCGTAAGAAGGACGATAATACTGAAAAACAAAGCTGGCGTAAGCGGGACGATAATATTGAAACACAATCGTCGATTAATAGGAGTGCTGAGCACCGATGTGGAAAAGAAGTTAATAaccaaatgcaaaataataattggaCTTGGCGCAATCCTAGTAACAAGCCTAGTAAAGCGAAATCAGGTCGCATGCAGTCACCTCAATTATGTTCACCAAGGGAGTTGTATGAAAAGAAGCGACAAACGGATTAG